From the genome of Ziziphus jujuba cultivar Dongzao chromosome 6, ASM3175591v1, one region includes:
- the LOC132804299 gene encoding L-type lectin-domain containing receptor kinase S.4-like — protein MANILRIFSVIFLLAIPVSSQVSELIYAGFKDAGTNITLNGVAEIQKNGILRLTNDTSRLMGHGIYSSPFKFKDSTTGKAFSFSTSFAFVVVPEYPKLGGHGLAFTIAPSKDLKALPSQYLGLLNASDVGNFSNHVFAVEFDTVQDFEFGDINDNHVGIDINSLKSNLSDVAAYYTEDSGKQNLSLKSGKAIQAWIDYDSVQNVLNVTISPSSKKPRNPLLSFHVDLSPILNEFMYVGFSASTGLLASSHYVLGWSFKVNGQAQALDLASLPSLPGPKKKHTGLAVAISVSVVIFVISSISLAVYLYLKMRNADPIEDWELELGPHRYSYQELKKATKNFRDKELLGYGGFGRVYKGTLPESKTQVAIKRISQDSKQGLREFVAEIASIGRLRHRNLVQLLGWCRLRGDLLLVYDFMANGSLDKFLFDEPKTILDWEQRFKIIKGVASGLLYLHEGYEQVVIHRDVKASNVLLDSELNGRLGDFGLARLHEHGSNLTTTRVVGTLGYLAPETPRTGKATTASDVYAFGALLLEVACGRRPIEPKAVPEELVLVDWVWAQYREGKLLDVVDPRLEGRFHEDQIVMVLKLGLFCSNNEPMARPSMREVVRCLDGEIGVSEELRIHGGMERGKVGHVEGFDDFVHSFASSSSSDKMSNPYSFTGNREMDASFASLSASSLSLLQGRGETR, from the coding sequence ATGGCAAATATTCTCCGTATTTTCTCTGTTATTTTCTTGCTAGCAATCCCTGTTTCATCCCAGGTAAGTGAGCTCATCTATGCCGGATTCAAAGATGCGGGAACAAATATAACATTAAACGGAGTTGCAGAGATTCAGAAAAATGGGATTTTGAGATTAACCAACGACACCAGTAGATTAATGGGTCATGGAATTTATAGCTCTCCGTTTAAGTTTAAGGACTCAACGACCGGTAaagctttttctttctctaccTCTTTCGCTTTCGTTGTAGTCCCTGAGTACCCAAAGCTCGGTGGCCATGGCTTGGCTTTCACAATAGCACCGTCTAAGGATCTCAAAGCTCTTCCGAGCCAGTATCTTGGTCTCCTAAATGCCAGCGATGTCGGAAACTTCTCCAACCATGTCTTCGCCGTCGAGTTCGATACGGTTCAAGATTTCGAATTCGGAGATATTAACGATAACCATGTCGGAATCGATATCAATAGCTTGAAGTCTAATCTTTCCGATGTCGCAGCGTATTACACAGAGGATTCTGGGAAACAGAATCTGAGTTTAAAAAGTGGGAAAGCTATTCAAGCTTGGATTGATTACGATTCGGTTCAAAATGTCCTCAATGTTACGATTTCTCCATCTTCGAAGAAACCCAGAAATCCCCTTTTGTCATTTCATGTAGATCTTTCTCCGATTCTGAATGAGTTTATGTATGTGGGTTTTTCTGCTTCAACGGGCTTGCTTGCCAGCTCTCATTATGTACTAGGTTGGAGTTTCAAGGTAAATGGACAAGCTCAAGCTCTCGATTTGGCTTCGCTTCCTTCACTTCCAGGCCCAAAGAAAAAACACACAGGTCTAGCGGTGGCAATTTCAGTTTCCGTAGTTATTTTCGTAATTTCTTCAATCTCGCTCGCCGTTTATCTATACCTGAAGATGAGAAACGCCGATCCAATCGAAGATTGGGAGCTAGAACTGGGCCCACATCGATACTCTTATCAAGAACTGAAAAAGGCCACGAAGAATTTCAGAGACAAAGAGCTTCTCGGCTATGGAGGATTCGGTCGGGTATACAAAGGAACACTCCCGGAATCGAAAACCCAAGTCGCGATTAAACGAATCTCACAGGATTCGAAACAGGGTCTCCGAGAATTCGTAGCGGAAATCGCAAGCATTGGTCGGCTCCGCCATAGGAATCTGGTTCAGCTTTTGGGTTGGTGTCGTCTCAGGGGAGATCTGCTTCTGGTCTACGATTTCATGGCCAATGGAAGCCTCGACAAATTCCTCTTCGACGAACCCAAAACGATTTTGGATTGGGAACAGAGATTCAAGATCATAAAGGGTGTTGCTTCTGGGCTTTTGTATCTTCACGAAGGCTATGAACAGGTCGTGATTCATCGGGATGTGAAGGCAAGCAATGTACTCCTCGACAGTGAGCTCAACGGAAGGCTTGGCGATTTCGGGCTAGCCCGACTGCACGAACACGGGTCGAACCTGACCACGACCCGGGTCGTTGGCACTTTGGGCTATCTCGCACCGGAGACGCCCCGAACCGGAAAAGCCACAACGGCCTCCGACGTTTACGCGTTCGGAGCACTTTTGTTGGAAGTGGCATGTGGACGGAGGCCCATTGAGCCGAAAGCGGTTCCGGAAGAGTTAGTCCTGGTGGATTGGGTGTGGGCCCAGTATAGGGAAGGCAAGTTACTCGATGTGGTGGACCCCAGGCTAGAAGGACGGTTCCATGAGGATCAGATAGTGATGGTGTTGAAATTGGGTCTATTTTGTTCTAACAACGAACCGATGGCCCGGCCCAGTATGAGGGAGGTGGTTAGGTGTTTGGATGGTGAGATTGGTGTATCAGAGGAGTTGAGAATTCATGGTGGAATGGAGAGAGGGAAGGTTGGACACGTGGAGGGTTTTGATGATTTCGTGCACtcatttgcttcttcttcttcttctgataAGATGAGCAACCCGTACTCTTTTACTGGGAATAGAGAAATGGATGCTAGTTTTGCTTCCCTTTctgcttcttctctttctcttctacAGGGTAGAGGGGAAACCAGATAG